In Camelina sativa cultivar DH55 chromosome 16, Cs, whole genome shotgun sequence, a single window of DNA contains:
- the LOC104750951 gene encoding heavy metal-associated isoprenylated plant protein 20: MHIYLRLWSSFGESTYLDMGALDSLSDYISDYFQVTKRKRKRKVMQTVNIKVKMDCDGCERRVKNAVSSMKGAKSVEVNRKIHKVTVSGYVEPKKVLKRVERTGKKAEIWPYVPYNMVAYPYAVGTYDKKAPAGFVRKSEQSQLQPLPGAPDDNFISIFSDENPNACTVM, translated from the exons ATGCATATCTATCTACGACTTTGGTCGTCTTTTGGTGAGAGTACGTACTTAGACATGGGAGCTCTTGATTCTCTCTCCGATTATATCTCCGACTACTTCCAAGTCACCAAAAGAAAGAGGAAGCGTAAAGTCATGCAG ACGGTGAATATAAAGGTGAAAATGGACTGTGATGGCTGCGAACGCAGAGTCAAGAACGCGGTTTCCTCCATGAAAG GGGCGAAATCGGTGGAGGTGAACAGAAAGATACACAAAGTGACGGTGAGTGGGTACGTGGAACCGAAGAAGGTCTTAAAGAGAGTCGAGAGGACAGGCAAAAAGGCCGAGATATGGCCGTACGTTCCATACAACATGGTTGCATATCCATACGCAGTCGGAACTTACGACAAAAAAGCTCCGGCCGGTTTTGTTAGGAAGTCTGAGCAGTCCCAGTTGCAGCCTTTGCCGGGAGCTCCAGACGACAACTTCATATCAATATTCAGCGACGAGAATCCCAACGCTTGCACcgttatgtaa